The Persephonella sp. IF05-L8 genome contains a region encoding:
- a CDS encoding IclR family transcriptional regulator — protein MYRKRTKKDYIVHNVALAFDILFFIAKNSEVSLEEIEKNIDASLYQIEKILEVLINRGYVNYNSKRKTYSLGIKNFEVGYSYLSHVDLRNIARPYLQYLGEKFQENVYLAVRSGFEIVYIDAYEVNRPVVVKSRVGRLLPLYASASGKIHLADMDEDELEEFFREEKLVPYTSKTITDKDELLKHIQMVKENGYAIDDEEWEEEVRCLSVPVRDHTGKVVAAMTLSAPSWRIPYEELTGKVKDEFIKKSEELSERLGYTQE, from the coding sequence ATGTATAGAAAAAGAACAAAAAAAGATTACATTGTCCACAACGTAGCTTTAGCATTTGATATTCTTTTTTTTATTGCAAAAAACTCTGAAGTATCCCTTGAGGAAATAGAAAAAAATATAGATGCTTCTCTATATCAGATAGAAAAAATCCTTGAGGTTCTCATAAACAGAGGATATGTAAACTACAATTCAAAAAGAAAAACATACTCACTTGGAATAAAAAATTTTGAGGTCGGCTATTCTTATCTGTCCCATGTAGACCTAAGGAACATAGCAAGACCTTACCTTCAGTATTTAGGTGAAAAATTTCAGGAAAATGTTTATCTGGCTGTTAGAAGTGGATTTGAGATAGTTTATATTGACGCTTATGAAGTTAACAGGCCAGTTGTGGTTAAATCCAGGGTTGGAAGACTGCTCCCCCTATATGCTTCAGCTTCAGGAAAAATTCACCTGGCAGATATGGATGAGGATGAACTTGAAGAGTTTTTCAGGGAAGAAAAACTTGTTCCATATACATCAAAAACCATAACAGACAAAGATGAACTCTTAAAACATATACAAATGGTTAAAGAAAATGGATATGCAATAGATGATGAGGAATGGGAAGAAGAGGTTAGATGTCTTTCTGTTCCGGTCAGAGACCATACTGGTAAAGTGGTGGCAGCAATGACTTTATCTGCCCCATCATGGAGAATTCCTTATGAGGAACTGACAGGTAAAGTAAAAGATGAATTTATCAAAAAATCTGAAGAATTATCAGAAAGATTAGGTTATACGCAGGAATGA
- the glmS gene encoding glutamine--fructose-6-phosphate transaminase (isomerizing) produces MCGIIGYVGKRNAVPVLLYGLQRLEYRGYDSAGIAVIDKAGDKIIVEKQVGKIKDLQEHLWGKKIEGHIGLGHTRWATHGAPTIENAHPHTSQKGTISIVHNGIIENYMELKKELMDKGYKFNSETDTEVIAHLFEDLYTGDLLETTFKVAKKLEGAYAVGIISTYEPDRIVAIKKGSPLIIGLGKDENFIASDIPAVLEYTKDFIALEDGEIAVITKDKVEVYSIGGKKLEKKPFHVNWDVSVAEKAGYKHFMQKEIHEQPRTIADTISGFNSSKNEELFEMLKDTSRLYIIACGTSYHAGLVGKFWIEKFARIPVEVDYASEYRYRDRIIDEKTVVLGISQSGETADTRFALLDAKKEGAKTIGLVNVVGSSLSRETDYVLYTYCGPEIGVAATKTFTAQLVSLLLFALEAGLKRGAISLEDYEFIHNQLLHIPSKVEEILKKDNEIKDLAHKYMNATDFLFLGRNINYPIALEGALKLKEISYIHAEGYPAGEMKHGPIALIDEKLPVVCVIPKDRFYEKMFSNVQEVKARKGKVLSVATEKDEEIKQLSDDIIYIPETIDPLYPILTVVPLQLLSYHIATLLGKDVDQPRNLAKTVTVE; encoded by the coding sequence ATGTGTGGAATTATAGGTTATGTAGGCAAAAGAAATGCTGTTCCGGTTTTACTTTATGGACTTCAAAGACTGGAATACAGGGGATATGATTCTGCTGGTATAGCAGTTATAGATAAAGCAGGGGATAAAATTATTGTTGAAAAACAGGTAGGAAAGATAAAAGACCTTCAGGAACATCTCTGGGGAAAAAAGATAGAAGGACATATAGGACTGGGACATACCCGCTGGGCAACCCATGGAGCCCCAACAATAGAAAATGCCCATCCACATACAAGCCAGAAAGGAACAATATCTATTGTTCACAACGGAATAATAGAAAACTATATGGAATTAAAAAAGGAATTAATGGATAAGGGCTATAAATTTAACTCTGAAACAGATACAGAGGTTATAGCCCATCTGTTTGAGGATTTATATACAGGAGATTTACTGGAAACGACCTTTAAAGTGGCAAAAAAATTAGAAGGAGCTTATGCCGTAGGAATTATATCAACATACGAACCTGACAGGATTGTGGCAATCAAAAAAGGCAGTCCACTAATCATCGGTCTTGGGAAGGATGAGAACTTCATAGCTTCTGATATTCCTGCAGTTTTGGAATACACAAAAGATTTTATTGCCCTTGAGGATGGGGAAATTGCAGTTATCACCAAAGACAAAGTTGAGGTTTACTCAATAGGTGGAAAAAAACTTGAAAAAAAGCCTTTCCATGTAAATTGGGACGTTTCTGTTGCTGAAAAAGCAGGATATAAACACTTTATGCAAAAAGAAATACATGAACAGCCAAGAACTATAGCAGATACAATTTCCGGATTTAATTCATCAAAAAATGAAGAACTATTTGAAATGTTAAAAGATACCAGCAGGCTTTATATAATAGCCTGTGGAACATCTTATCATGCAGGGCTTGTAGGTAAATTCTGGATAGAAAAATTTGCCAGAATTCCTGTTGAGGTGGATTATGCCTCTGAGTATAGATACAGGGATAGAATTATAGATGAAAAAACTGTAGTGCTTGGCATTAGCCAGTCTGGAGAAACAGCCGACACCAGATTTGCCCTTTTAGATGCAAAAAAAGAAGGGGCAAAAACAATAGGTCTTGTTAATGTTGTAGGGAGTTCCTTATCCAGAGAGACTGATTATGTGTTATACACCTATTGTGGACCAGAGATTGGAGTTGCTGCCACCAAAACATTTACAGCCCAATTGGTAAGCCTGTTGTTATTCGCCCTTGAAGCAGGATTAAAAAGGGGAGCTATTTCACTTGAAGATTACGAATTTATCCATAATCAGCTTTTACATATTCCTTCAAAGGTAGAAGAAATCCTTAAAAAAGATAATGAAATTAAAGACCTTGCCCATAAATATATGAATGCAACCGATTTTCTATTTTTAGGCAGAAATATAAACTACCCAATAGCTCTGGAGGGAGCATTAAAACTTAAAGAGATATCCTATATCCATGCAGAAGGTTATCCTGCAGGGGAAATGAAACATGGCCCAATAGCTCTGATAGATGAAAAACTACCTGTAGTCTGTGTAATCCCAAAAGATAGATTTTATGAAAAGATGTTTTCTAATGTTCAGGAAGTAAAAGCCCGTAAAGGAAAGGTTTTATCTGTAGCAACAGAAAAAGATGAGGAAATCAAACAGCTTTCCGACGATATTATCTACATTCCAGAAACAATAGACCCATTATATCCTATCCTTACGGTAGTTCCTTTACAACTACTTTCTTACCACATAGCAACCCTTCTTGGAAAAGATGTTGACCAACCAAGGAACTTGGCAAAGACAGTTACAGTAGAATAA
- a CDS encoding Wzz/FepE/Etk N-terminal domain-containing protein: MYNQTVPIVKEEDKNLVYYQEDEIDLYELFLILKKRWKIIIISIVAILFIGLAYIFLSTPLYKIEANVKNIYINGAPANDISRIIALIKAKYYKEGTDRKNFFEENGFYLNDVNIHTVKRDKTDVFKITVYSISNQKGKEGIDKILNYIQAEYKPTLEKFVLNTKNKIEQLQEESRIIQNYKIKELERRKEFLIKEEIPLLKRKRAFLQEKVKNLNLLIKSYLSSINDYEKAIKNLSQAMKNPNLSNSSLLIVSNQIAQYENLITSLQNKIKNYQLEIKNIEQEQIPAIEKKIKEINEIEIKSIDEELENLRLKLKSIDRQIKMLELSLKPPLTENFKVLSENISDKPAKPKKMLIIAISIVSGLFLGIFLAFFYEWLQNAKNRRKLPEGSSEEANY, from the coding sequence ATGTATAATCAAACAGTACCCATAGTAAAAGAAGAAGATAAAAATTTAGTCTATTACCAGGAAGACGAGATAGACCTTTATGAGCTTTTCTTAATATTAAAGAAAAGGTGGAAAATAATTATCATTTCTATAGTAGCAATACTCTTTATAGGCTTAGCATATATATTTTTATCAACCCCGTTATATAAGATAGAAGCAAATGTCAAAAACATATATATCAATGGTGCACCGGCAAACGATATATCAAGAATTATAGCTCTTATAAAAGCGAAATATTACAAGGAAGGAACAGATAGAAAAAATTTCTTCGAAGAAAATGGGTTTTATCTAAATGATGTAAATATTCACACAGTCAAAAGAGATAAAACAGATGTTTTTAAAATTACAGTCTATAGTATTTCAAATCAGAAAGGGAAAGAGGGAATAGATAAGATACTTAACTACATACAGGCAGAATACAAACCCACTCTGGAAAAATTTGTATTAAATACAAAAAACAAAATTGAACAATTACAAGAAGAAAGTAGGATTATACAGAATTATAAAATAAAAGAACTTGAAAGAAGAAAAGAATTTTTAATCAAAGAAGAAATACCGCTCCTAAAAAGAAAAAGGGCATTTTTACAGGAAAAAGTAAAAAATCTTAATCTGTTAATCAAAAGCTATTTATCTTCAATAAACGACTATGAAAAGGCTATTAAAAATCTATCTCAAGCTATGAAAAATCCTAATCTCTCTAATTCTTCTTTACTGATAGTTTCTAATCAGATAGCCCAATATGAAAACCTGATTACCTCTCTGCAAAATAAAATAAAAAATTATCAGCTTGAGATTAAAAACATAGAACAGGAGCAAATTCCAGCTATTGAAAAGAAAATAAAAGAAATTAATGAAATAGAAATAAAATCTATTGATGAAGAGTTGGAAAATCTTCGCCTAAAACTAAAGTCTATAGATAGGCAAATTAAGATGTTAGAACTTTCTTTAAAACCTCCATTGACAGAAAACTTTAAAGTATTGAGTGAAAATATTTCTGATAAACCAGCTAAACCCAAGAAAATGCTGATTATAGCTATTTCTATAGTTTCTGGTTTATTTCTCGGGATATTCCTTGCTTTCTTCTATGAATGGCTTCAAAATGCAAAGAATAGAAGAAAGCTCCCTGAAGGGAGCTCTGAAGAGGCCAATTATTGA
- the rseP gene encoding RIP metalloprotease RseP, which translates to MLSLIAFLIMIGVLITIHEFGHFIFARMFGVKVEVFSIGFGPPIFRWKGKETVYQIAAIPLGGYVKMYGEDSMTEPIQGETEKEAYQDPRSFAAKPRWQKMLIAFAGPLFNIILAVILVAAAYMVGVFEPKYMKEPVVVGYVVPNSPAAKAGLKPFDKVIAIDGKPIKNWKQFTVEITMKAGMKVNLEVLRDGKKIIIPMEIPENITKQSIGISPLIPPKIGKILPNSPAAKAGLKEGDIILAINGKPVRSWYEIVNVLSTIKDKKPINLMVKREERIFSVQVVPEFNKQLNKYVIGIAPIYEAEIKKYGFVEAFEKSIQKNIEMTVLLYDFLKDIVTGQKSLQEIKNNLGGPISIAKYSGGALESGIGNYLFFTGFISLQLGYLNLLPIPVLDGGLILILLIETIIRRPLPDKAKEYLAYIGFALIGTLMIFAIFNDILRVLQ; encoded by the coding sequence TTGCTTAGCTTAATAGCATTTTTAATAATGATTGGTGTTTTGATTACCATACACGAATTTGGGCATTTTATATTTGCCCGTATGTTCGGCGTTAAGGTGGAAGTGTTTTCAATTGGATTTGGACCTCCCATATTTAGATGGAAAGGTAAAGAAACTGTTTATCAAATAGCTGCTATTCCTCTGGGTGGTTATGTGAAGATGTATGGAGAAGACTCCATGACAGAACCTATCCAGGGAGAAACAGAAAAAGAAGCCTATCAAGACCCCCGTTCATTTGCAGCTAAGCCAAGGTGGCAAAAGATGCTTATTGCTTTTGCTGGCCCTTTATTCAATATTATCCTTGCAGTTATTCTCGTGGCAGCAGCATATATGGTGGGAGTTTTTGAACCTAAATATATGAAAGAACCTGTAGTTGTTGGATATGTTGTTCCTAATTCACCGGCTGCAAAAGCGGGTTTGAAGCCTTTTGATAAAGTGATAGCAATAGACGGAAAACCTATAAAAAACTGGAAACAGTTTACTGTTGAGATTACTATGAAAGCCGGTATGAAGGTAAATCTTGAAGTCCTGAGAGATGGAAAAAAAATCATAATTCCTATGGAAATCCCAGAAAATATAACGAAACAATCCATAGGCATATCTCCTTTAATACCACCTAAGATAGGCAAAATCTTACCGAATTCCCCTGCAGCAAAAGCAGGATTAAAGGAAGGAGATATAATTCTGGCCATAAATGGAAAACCTGTTCGGAGTTGGTATGAGATTGTCAACGTTTTATCTACGATAAAAGACAAAAAGCCTATAAATCTTATGGTTAAAAGGGAAGAAAGGATATTCAGTGTGCAGGTCGTTCCTGAGTTTAACAAGCAGCTGAATAAATATGTGATAGGAATAGCACCGATTTATGAGGCAGAAATCAAAAAATATGGTTTTGTTGAAGCCTTTGAAAAAAGCATTCAGAAAAACATAGAGATGACAGTTCTTCTGTATGATTTTCTAAAAGATATAGTTACAGGGCAGAAATCACTTCAGGAGATAAAAAATAACCTTGGGGGCCCAATATCAATAGCTAAATATTCTGGGGGAGCACTTGAAAGCGGTATAGGTAATTATCTGTTTTTTACAGGTTTTATCTCCCTTCAGCTTGGATATCTTAACTTACTACCAATTCCTGTTCTTGATGGTGGATTAATACTGATTTTACTTATAGAAACAATCATCAGAAGACCTTTACCTGATAAAGCAAAAGAATATCTGGCCTATATAGGATTTGCACTGATAGGGACACTTATGATTTTTGCCATATTTAATGATATATTAAGGGTTTTACAATAA
- the trpE gene encoding anthranilate synthase component I, with amino-acid sequence MSVNLSFEEFKKLAREYNVIPVYKEILLDLDTPLSVFLKIFSPERFSFLFESVEQGENIGRYSFIGSSLPVYIKTKKTFAEFYNNGQIECKNTTDPIDELKNHLQKYKPAKLEDLPPFWGGFVGYVGYDVISFYEPIPDTKPDTLKLPDIFFFLSDEVIAFDNVKKTIKIIVSAILEPEDNIEEKYNETLNRINEIENRLNREVKLNRLPIINIKDVDISKWKSNFKKEDFLKAVEKCKNYIREGDIIQVVISQRFHKKLKTDPINVYRAVRAINPSPYLFYLDFRDIKLIGSSPEILVSVKDGKIQTKPIAGTRPRGKTPEEDKKLAEELISDEKERAEHLMLVDLARNDVGKVAKAGSVKVDRFMYIENYSHVMHIVSDVSGELKEGLHPLDVLKSVFPVGTVSGAPKVRAMQIIEELEPEKRGPYAGAVGYISFDGNLDTAIAIRTAIVRKDDIYVQAGAGIVADSIPENEYQETVNKAKALIKAIEIAENV; translated from the coding sequence ATGTCTGTAAATCTTTCCTTTGAGGAGTTTAAAAAACTTGCAAGAGAATATAATGTAATTCCCGTTTACAAAGAAATACTACTTGATTTAGATACTCCCCTGTCAGTATTTTTAAAAATTTTTTCTCCTGAGAGATTTAGCTTCTTATTTGAAAGCGTTGAACAGGGAGAAAATATAGGAAGATACTCTTTTATAGGTTCTTCTTTACCTGTTTATATAAAAACCAAAAAAACATTCGCAGAATTTTACAACAATGGCCAGATAGAATGTAAAAATACAACAGACCCAATAGACGAACTAAAAAATCATCTCCAAAAATACAAACCTGCAAAGCTTGAAGACCTTCCACCATTCTGGGGTGGTTTTGTTGGATATGTTGGATATGATGTGATTTCTTTTTATGAGCCTATTCCGGATACCAAACCAGATACTTTAAAACTCCCTGATATCTTCTTTTTTCTTAGCGATGAGGTAATTGCATTTGATAATGTTAAAAAAACAATAAAAATCATAGTCAGTGCTATATTAGAGCCTGAGGACAATATAGAAGAAAAATATAACGAAACATTAAATAGAATTAATGAGATTGAAAACAGGCTAAACCGTGAAGTAAAGCTAAATAGACTACCAATAATAAATATAAAAGATGTTGATATTAGCAAATGGAAATCAAATTTCAAAAAAGAGGATTTTCTAAAAGCTGTTGAAAAATGTAAAAACTACATCAGAGAAGGGGATATTATTCAGGTTGTTATTTCCCAGAGATTTCATAAAAAACTCAAGACAGACCCTATTAATGTTTATAGGGCAGTAAGGGCAATAAATCCTTCCCCATATCTTTTTTATCTGGATTTCAGGGATATTAAGCTGATAGGTTCTTCCCCAGAAATTCTGGTTTCTGTAAAAGATGGAAAGATACAGACAAAACCTATAGCCGGAACAAGACCAAGAGGAAAAACACCGGAAGAAGATAAAAAACTTGCAGAAGAGCTTATTTCTGATGAAAAGGAAAGGGCAGAACATCTTATGCTTGTTGATTTGGCAAGAAATGATGTTGGAAAAGTGGCAAAGGCAGGCAGCGTAAAGGTTGATAGATTTATGTATATTGAAAATTACTCACATGTAATGCATATAGTTTCTGATGTTTCTGGCGAGCTAAAAGAAGGACTTCATCCCCTTGATGTGCTTAAATCGGTATTTCCAGTTGGAACAGTAAGCGGTGCTCCAAAAGTAAGAGCTATGCAGATTATAGAAGAGCTTGAACCAGAAAAAAGAGGTCCCTATGCCGGTGCAGTAGGATATATATCTTTTGATGGTAATCTGGATACAGCTATTGCAATAAGAACAGCTATTGTGAGAAAAGATGATATATATGTGCAGGCAGGGGCAGGTATTGTAGCAGATTCAATCCCTGAAAATGAGTATCAAGAAACCGTAAATAAAGCAAAAGCCCTTATAAAAGCAATTGAAATAGCAGAGAATGTCTGA
- a CDS encoding Ada metal-binding domain-containing protein: MWFLVLLFFTSSAFSLEKTIIEDKGGYYKVETYQEYIPKKYNHKQHTKRKAHIKKKSRKKASYYVAKSKGKIFHRPDCRFAKRIKHKIVFKSRKKAVKSGLRPCKVCSP, encoded by the coding sequence ATGTGGTTTTTAGTGTTATTATTTTTTACAAGTAGTGCTTTTTCCTTGGAAAAAACAATAATTGAAGATAAAGGTGGTTATTATAAAGTAGAAACGTATCAAGAATATATTCCTAAAAAGTACAACCATAAACAACATACTAAAAGAAAGGCTCACATAAAGAAGAAATCCCGTAAAAAAGCATCTTACTACGTGGCAAAGTCTAAAGGTAAGATATTCCATCGACCTGATTGTAGATTTGCCAAAAGAATAAAACATAAAATAGTCTTTAAAAGCAGAAAAAAAGCTGTTAAATCTGGTTTACGTCCCTGTAAGGTTTGTAGCCCATAG
- the dapE gene encoding succinyl-diaminopimelate desuccinylase, whose product MKEKLVKYLKDLVEIPSVIGNEKEIADYTQNFVERYYPSSNIVRYNNSLMVFDEIDQSKKTLALVGHLDTVPGENDFTGQIIDGRLYGLGASDMKGGLAVMMGLMDYFSDKEKRFNLIYVFYEKEEGPYVDNGLEPLLSEFDIIQKADLAIALEPTDNKVQVGCLGTLHASIIFKGKRAHSARPWQGENAIHKAADFLKRLADYGIHEYEFDGMKFLEVMNATMVEFSGGRNIIPDKFVINVNYRFAPGKTIEQAKEDVLKLVNGEAEVEFTDLCPSGNVCLYNPVLSELIEKYSLPVEAKQAWTDVARLSLYGIDAVNFGPGEAAQAHQKNENIPLENLYKNFEILSDFIKVEK is encoded by the coding sequence ATGAAAGAAAAACTGGTTAAATACCTGAAAGACCTTGTTGAAATTCCATCTGTAATTGGAAATGAAAAAGAAATAGCAGATTATACCCAAAATTTTGTGGAAAGATATTATCCCTCCTCAAATATAGTTAGATATAACAACTCTTTAATGGTTTTTGATGAAATAGACCAATCTAAAAAAACCCTTGCACTTGTTGGTCATCTGGATACTGTTCCCGGGGAAAATGATTTTACAGGTCAAATTATAGATGGCCGTCTTTATGGGCTTGGTGCTTCTGATATGAAAGGTGGCCTTGCTGTAATGATGGGATTAATGGATTATTTTTCTGATAAAGAGAAAAGATTTAATCTGATATATGTTTTTTATGAAAAAGAAGAGGGTCCTTATGTTGATAATGGTTTAGAGCCACTTTTATCAGAGTTTGATATTATTCAAAAAGCTGACCTTGCAATAGCTCTTGAGCCTACAGATAATAAAGTTCAGGTTGGCTGTCTTGGAACACTTCACGCTTCTATTATTTTCAAAGGAAAGAGAGCCCATTCAGCCCGTCCATGGCAGGGAGAAAATGCAATTCACAAAGCAGCAGATTTTCTGAAAAGGCTTGCAGACTACGGAATACATGAGTATGAGTTTGATGGAATGAAATTTTTAGAAGTTATGAATGCCACAATGGTTGAGTTTTCAGGAGGTAGAAATATAATTCCAGATAAATTTGTTATAAATGTTAACTATCGCTTTGCTCCAGGAAAAACAATAGAACAGGCGAAGGAAGATGTTTTAAAACTGGTTAATGGTGAAGCAGAGGTTGAATTTACAGACCTTTGCCCATCTGGAAATGTTTGCCTGTATAACCCTGTTTTATCAGAGCTTATAGAAAAATACTCTCTTCCTGTTGAAGCTAAGCAGGCATGGACAGATGTTGCAAGATTATCTCTGTATGGGATAGATGCTGTTAATTTTGGTCCCGGAGAAGCTGCACAGGCACATCAAAAAAATGAAAATATCCCACTTGAAAACCTCTACAAAAACTTTGAGATACTGTCTGATTTTATTAAGGTAGAAAAATGA
- a CDS encoding thioredoxin family protein, producing the protein MLSDEVKNNLKKEFEKLIEPVRLILRKNEKSVSDEIEELLKEISGLSEKIHLTISDRLNCHGYPCISVQQKDVDFGIRFMGKPDGGEFPSFIKTILMVSRNEYDLTERTVEFLEEIDQPVDIKIFITKSCGWCPPTMLKMFSFAMVNQNITATAIDCYEFSDMAIKYNVAAVPKVVINDKVEFVGLKEENEILGHIFGAIS; encoded by the coding sequence ATGCTTTCTGATGAAGTGAAAAATAATCTTAAAAAAGAGTTTGAGAAATTAATAGAACCTGTTCGACTTATTCTAAGAAAAAATGAAAAATCTGTTTCTGATGAAATAGAAGAGCTTTTAAAAGAGATTTCCGGTTTATCAGAAAAAATACATTTAACAATTTCAGATAGATTGAATTGCCACGGATACCCCTGTATATCAGTTCAACAAAAGGATGTAGATTTTGGAATTAGATTTATGGGTAAACCAGATGGAGGGGAGTTTCCTTCTTTCATAAAGACAATACTGATGGTATCCAGAAATGAGTATGACCTGACAGAAAGAACTGTTGAGTTTCTGGAGGAGATAGACCAGCCTGTTGATATAAAAATATTTATAACCAAAAGTTGCGGCTGGTGCCCTCCTACAATGCTTAAGATGTTTAGCTTTGCAATGGTAAACCAGAATATTACAGCTACAGCTATTGATTGTTATGAGTTTTCAGATATGGCAATAAAATACAATGTAGCAGCAGTTCCTAAAGTTGTGATTAATGATAAAGTTGAGTTTGTAGGATTAAAGGAAGAAAATGAAATCTTAGGACATATATTTGGAGCTATATCCTGA
- the dxr gene encoding 1-deoxy-D-xylulose-5-phosphate reductoisomerase, with the protein MKTLAVLGSTGSIGTQTLDIVRKHPDKLKVKLLAASRVSETLLKQIQEFKPEYVYIKEYTDLPGLKVLSGNQGLEEIANLNIDLFINGIAGIAGIKPTYLLLKNNKRLATANKEAIICLGEVLKDKYSEIIPIDSEHSAIFQCLQSGKKDEVNRVILTASGGPFWKRDNLEGISVEEALNHPKWKMGKKVTIDSATLMNKGLEIIEAHYLFDIPYEKIEAVIHPQSIVHGLVEFIDGSIIANLSNPDMRIPISYAISYPERWETDTHRLNLFEIKKLEFYEPDENRFPLLRTAKEAGKKGGAYPIVLTVADEIAVQLFLEEKIDFTEIPQIVDTVLQELDFPAPKDYEDVISIIEETKNLFKNLIQNSRR; encoded by the coding sequence ATGAAAACGCTGGCAGTCTTAGGTTCTACAGGTTCTATCGGAACTCAAACTCTGGATATAGTCAGAAAACATCCAGATAAACTAAAGGTTAAGCTACTTGCAGCTTCCCGTGTCTCAGAAACACTTCTAAAGCAGATACAGGAATTTAAACCTGAATATGTGTATATAAAGGAATATACCGATTTACCAGGTCTAAAGGTTCTAAGTGGAAATCAAGGTCTTGAGGAAATTGCAAACCTAAATATAGACCTGTTTATAAATGGAATAGCAGGAATAGCAGGAATAAAACCTACCTATCTGCTTTTAAAAAACAATAAAAGGCTTGCTACAGCAAACAAAGAAGCAATTATTTGTCTTGGAGAAGTTCTAAAAGATAAATATTCTGAAATAATCCCTATAGACAGCGAGCACTCTGCTATATTCCAGTGTTTACAGAGTGGAAAAAAAGATGAAGTAAACAGGGTTATTTTAACAGCTTCTGGGGGACCCTTCTGGAAAAGGGATAATCTGGAAGGTATTTCTGTTGAAGAAGCCTTAAATCATCCTAAATGGAAAATGGGTAAAAAAGTTACCATTGACAGTGCAACATTGATGAACAAAGGTCTGGAAATAATAGAAGCCCATTATTTATTTGATATTCCCTATGAAAAAATAGAAGCTGTTATCCATCCCCAGAGTATTGTTCACGGTCTTGTTGAATTTATAGACGGTAGTATTATTGCAAATCTCTCAAATCCAGATATGAGAATACCAATAAGTTATGCGATTTCTTATCCAGAAAGATGGGAGACAGATACACATAGGTTAAATCTTTTTGAGATTAAAAAATTAGAGTTTTACGAACCAGACGAGAACAGATTTCCCTTGCTAAGAACAGCAAAAGAAGCTGGTAAGAAAGGAGGGGCTTACCCTATAGTGCTTACAGTTGCTGACGAGATTGCCGTTCAGCTCTTTTTGGAAGAGAAAATTGATTTCACAGAAATTCCACAGATTGTGGATACTGTTTTACAGGAACTGGATTTTCCAGCACCGAAAGATTATGAGGATGTTATCTCAATCATAGAAGAAACAAAAAATCTGTTTAAAAATTTAATCCAAAACAGTAGGAGGTAA